From Etheostoma spectabile isolate EspeVRDwgs_2016 chromosome 8, UIUC_Espe_1.0, whole genome shotgun sequence, a single genomic window includes:
- the LOC116694473 gene encoding gonadotropin-releasing hormone II receptor-like — protein sequence MFYQLMDQTMNGSCQGPTSARNYSANGDALQLPTFSTAAKVRVIITFTLCAVSAVCNLVVLWAAGNGGKRKSHVRILIMNLTVADLLVTFIVMPVDAVWNITVQWQAGDVACRLLMFMKLVAMYSCAFVTVVISLDRQSAILNPLGISEAKGKAKSC from the coding sequence ATGTTCTACCAGCTGATGGATCAAACCATGAATGGCAGCTGCCAGGGACCCACCTCAGCGCGCAATTACAGTGCTAATGGAGACGCGCTCCAGCTGCCCACTTTCTCCACGGCGGCCAAAGTCAGAGTCATCATAACCTTCACTCTGTGCGCGGTGTCAGCTGTGTGCAACTTGGTTGTTCTGTGGGCAGCCGGCAACGGCGGCAAGCGCAAGTCGCACGTCAGGATCCTCATAATGAACCTGACTGTGGCGGACCTGCTGGTGACTTTCATCGTTATGCCCGTGGACGCAGTGTGGAACATCACGGTACAGTGGCAGGCTGGAGATGTCGCCTGCAGGCTGCTGATGTTCATGAAACTGGTGGCGATGTACTCCTGCGCTTTTGTAACTGTGGTCATTAGCTTGGATAGGCAGTCTGCCATTCTCAATCCTCTGGGCATCAGTGAGGCCAAAGGAAAAGCAAAATCATGTTGA